The following coding sequences lie in one Arabidopsis thaliana chromosome 3, partial sequence genomic window:
- a CDS encoding uncharacterized protein (unknown protein; FUNCTIONS IN: molecular_function unknown; INVOLVED IN: biological_process unknown; LOCATED IN: chloroplast; EXPRESSED IN: 23 plant structures; EXPRESSED DURING: 13 growth stages; Has 5 Blast hits to 5 proteins in 2 species: Archae - 0; Bacteria - 0; Metazoa - 0; Fungi - 0; Plants - 5; Viruses - 0; Other Eukaryotes - 0 (source: NCBI BLink).), which produces MSQPNLLRSVIAQAIHGEKSVVSRRNFSSLRSKYDEREMFAKTNRRRLLAFLVATSLSFHLWEFTKKKNARREEKNEAKKVQQVDLEELK; this is translated from the exons ATGTCGCAGCCGAATCTTCTAAGATCCGTCATAGCGCAGGCAATTCACGGAGAGAAATCGGTTGTGTCTCGACgcaatttctcttctttgcgTAGTAAATATGATG agagagaaatgtTTGCGAAGACAAATAGACGTCGTTTATTGGCTTTTTTAGTGGCTACCTCTCTCAGCTTCCATCTCTGGG AATTtaccaagaagaaaaatgctCGGCgtgaagaaaagaatgag GCGAAGAAGGTGCAGCAGGTGGATCTGGaagaattaaaataa
- the ATFP8 gene encoding Ras-related small GTP-binding family protein (ATFP8; FUNCTIONS IN: GTP binding, myosin XI tail binding, GTP-dependent protein binding; INVOLVED IN: protein transport, small GTPase mediated signal transduction; LOCATED IN: plasma membrane; EXPRESSED IN: 24 plant structures; EXPRESSED DURING: 13 growth stages; CONTAINS InterPro DOMAIN/s: Ras GTPase (InterPro:IPR001806), Small GTP-binding protein (InterPro:IPR005225), Small GTPase (InterPro:IPR020851), Ras (InterPro:IPR013753), Ras small GTPase, Rab type (InterPro:IPR003579); BEST Arabidopsis thaliana protein match is: RAB GTPase homolog 1A (TAIR:AT5G47200.1); Has 29795 Blast hits to 29734 proteins in 779 species: Archae - 25; Bacteria - 142; Metazoa - 15645; Fungi - 4180; Plants - 3599; Viruses - 20; Other Eukaryotes - 6184 (source: NCBI BLink).), translated as MSNEYDYLFKLLLIGDSSVGKSCLLLRFADDAYIDSYISTIGVDFKIRTIEQDGKTIKLQIWDTAGQERFRTITSSYYRGAHGIIIVYDCTEMESFNNVKQWLSEIDRYANESVCKLLIGNKNDMVESKVVSTETGRALADELGIPFLETSAKDSINVEQAFLTIAGEIKKKMGSQTNANKTSGPGTVQMKGQPIQQNNGGCCGQ; from the exons ATGAGCAACGAGTA cgATTATCTGTTCAAGCTTTTGTTGATCGGTGACTCCTCTGTTGGAAAATcgtgtcttcttctccgattcgCT GATGATGCTTACATTGACAGCTACATAAGCACCATTGGTGTTGACTTC AAAATTAGGACGATTGAGCAGGATGGGAAGACGATTAAGCTGCAAATT TGGGATACTGCTGGACAGGAGCGTTTCAGGACCATCACTAGCAGCTATTACAGAGGAGCTCATGGAATCATT ATTGTTTATGACTGTACTGAGATGGAAAGCTTCAACAATGTGAAGCAGTGGTTGAGTGAGATCGATAGATATGCCAATGAGAGTGTTTGCAAGCTTTTAATCGGTAACAAGAATGATATGGTTGAAAGCAAAGTTGTTTCCACCGAAACTGGAAGG GCCTTAGCAGATGAGCTTGGAATTCCCTTTCTTGAGACCAGTGCCAAGGATTCTATTAACGTTGAACAGGCATTCTTAACTATTGCTGGCGAGATAAAAAAGAA AATGGGAAGCCAAACGAATGCAAACAAGACATCTGGTCCTGGAACTGTCCAAATGAAAGGTCAGCCAATCCAACAGAACAATGGCGGTTGCTGCGGTCAGtag
- a CDS encoding LURP-one-like protein (DUF567) (Protein of unknown function (DUF567); CONTAINS InterPro DOMAIN/s: Protein of unknown function DUF567 (InterPro:IPR007612); BEST Arabidopsis thaliana protein match is: Protein of unknown function (DUF567) (TAIR:AT5G01750.2); Has 438 Blast hits to 438 proteins in 42 species: Archae - 0; Bacteria - 23; Metazoa - 0; Fungi - 25; Plants - 390; Viruses - 0; Other Eukaryotes - 0 (source: NCBI BLink).): MAIVSPNFCAPYPIELGIVRKVMTLTDGNFAVTDVNGNLLFKVKEPLFSISDKRILLDAYDTPILTLRENKVSLHDRWLVYRGKSTDQSDLLYTLKRSSMIQIMKPKLDIFLAHNKEMKICDFHVKGSWIDRSCVVYAGKSDAIVAQMHKKHTAQSILIGKSNFSVTVYPNVDFAFIVSLIVILDDINREDSED, encoded by the exons ATGGCGATCGTTAGCCCTAATTTCTGTGCACCGTACCCTATCGAGTTGGGAATCGTACGGAAGGTGATGACTTTAACCGATGGTAACTTCGCCGTCACGGACGTTAACGGCAATCTCCTTTTCAAAGTCAAGGAACCTTTGTTTAGCATCAGCGACAAAAGGATTTTATTGGACGCATACGATACTCCAATCTTGACTTTGAGAGAAAAT AAGGTGAGCTTGCATGATAGGTGGCTAGTATATAGAGGGAAGAGTACAGACCAAAGTGATCTATTATACACATTGAAACGATCTTCAATGATTCAAATAATGAAGCCAAAACTAGACATCTTTTTGGCTcataataaagaaatgaagatttgCGACTTCCATGTTAAAGGAAGTTGGATCGACCGGTCTTGTGTCGTCTACGCCGGCAAATCTGATGCCATTGTTGCTCAG atGCACAAGAAACATACGGCACAAAGCATATTAATTGGGAAGAGTAATTTTTCGGTTACTGTCTATCCGAATGTTGACTTTGCTTTTATAGTTTCTCTCATTGTAATCCTCGATGACATTAACCGAGAAGATTCAGAAGACTAG
- the FOLB1 gene encoding Dihydroneopterin aldolase (FOLB1; FUNCTIONS IN: dihydroneopterin aldolase activity; INVOLVED IN: folic acid and derivative metabolic process; EXPRESSED IN: 19 plant structures; EXPRESSED DURING: 10 growth stages; CONTAINS InterPro DOMAIN/s: Dihydroneopterin aldolase (InterPro:IPR006157), Dihydroneopterin aldolase subgroup (InterPro:IPR006156); BEST Arabidopsis thaliana protein match is: Dihydroneopterin aldolase (TAIR:AT5G62980.1); Has 3723 Blast hits to 3723 proteins in 1537 species: Archae - 4; Bacteria - 2961; Metazoa - 0; Fungi - 2; Plants - 88; Viruses - 0; Other Eukaryotes - 668 (source: NCBI BLink).), whose protein sequence is MHSSLETTAPATLERRESNLGDKLILKGLKFYGFHGAIAEERTLGQMFLVDIDAWVSLKKAGESDNLEDTISYVDIFSLAKEIVEGSPRNLLETVAELIASKTLEKFHQINAVRVKLSKPNVALIKSTIDYLGVDIFRQRNTSSKN, encoded by the exons ATGCATAGCTCACTGGAGACCACGGCTCCGGCGACGTTGGAGCGACGAG AGTCAAATCTTGGAGACAAACTGATACTAAAAGGGTTGAAATTTTACGGTTTCCATGGAGCGATTGCTGAAGAAAGGACACTGGGGCAGATGTTTCTTGTTGACATTGATGCGTGGGTGAGTCTGAAAAAGGCTGGTGAATCAGACAACTTAGAAGATACAATTAGCTACGTCGACATTTTCAG CCTAGCTAAGGAAATTGTTGAAGGGTCACCAAGAAACCTTTTGGAGACAGTCGCGGAACTTATTGCTTCCAAAACGCTTGAAAAATTCCATCAGATAAACGCTGTTCGAGTGAAGCTCTCAAAGCCAAATGTTGCACTTATTAAGAGCACCATTGATTATTTAGGGGTCGATATATTCAGACAGCGAAACACTAGTTCAAAGAACTGA